The Gossypium hirsutum isolate 1008001.06 chromosome A03, Gossypium_hirsutum_v2.1, whole genome shotgun sequence genome contains the following window.
GAAATCAGTTTGAAGGAAATCCAAAACGTTTTGGACTCCCTTGGAAACCATGTTCATCCCCATAGCATCACCTGTACTGCAAGTGAATCTAATATACAGATTCTTTCCAGCAATTGCACATTTGATACCTTGAAGCCTGCCAAACCTACTTGATCTGCAACCACCAAAGagtcaaaattttcaatattagCTTGAATTTTAAATCCATCAATATGGAGTTCTAGAAATATCAAAACAAACCTGTTGAAAACAACAGACAAGGTCTCGAAATTATCAGGGTCCTCCAAATACAACTTCAAATCAGCTGCCCTTTTCGCAGTACCGAACCTTACACATGGAGCTCTAGTCATACCATCTTTCAATAGAACACTTGTAGCTCCACCAGACAAATGAATAGCCTTACAGCCCCTATTAGTGCTAGCCACCAAGCACCCTTCCGTGGTAGCCATAGGAACCGAGTACTCTCTTCCATTAACCAACAAAGGCCCAGCAATTCCGACGGGAATTTGCACGTAGCCAACCGGCATCTCACAACACTGCCCTAAAATCGACTCGTAATCTAACCCATCCAAGGGCAATCCTGATAATGACTTCCCTGTTAATCTTTGCAACGCTTCCCGCCTGATTGCAGCCGCCCTCTTGCAATCACCCAATTTCGATTCCAAGGAATACGAAGGGGTTGTTCCATCCACTACAGATTTAATTAGTTCTTCATCTTCCTCCGTTGTAACCGTCACAGGCTTTTCATCGAACACCTTCTGGGGAGTCACGATTGGTGCGGCAGGAGGCAGAGGTGGAAGCGAGCAATCGAGAGCTTGTCCACAAGGGACCTTACGGGTGTCTTCCTTTGCGAGCAGAACTTCATTATCGTCTTCCTCGTCCTCGGCAACCCAAACGTCAGGCGATGGTTGGAAAACCAAGGATTGAACGAAGTCAATCCCAAAGAAACCCAAAAGGTAAATAAAGGACGCGAAAAATGAGAGAAGGGCGATGATGTCGGAAAAGGTGACGACATGGAGAGCTGTGGAGGTACGGATCTTCTCACGCCAACGGGAAAGAAGGAAATAAACCACCGAGAAGAAGAGGGTGAAGAACAGGGCATTCGTTAGGTGCAAGGGAAGCGGCAATGCGACTGAGGCTTTACCGTGATCTTCCTCTAAAGGAATCTTCTTCGTTGGCTTGAGAGATTGAACAGGTTTAGTCGAATACAGCCGGGGAGCCTCCATACTGGGTGTCGACGGCAGCGGAAGCCCGGCAGTGGAGAAGGAGAATAGAAGAGGAATGGAAGTGAGAGAGGATTTCAGTTAGTTTTACGATTATGGGGGTAGGTGCAGTTTGAGATATTGGAGTTTAGGGAGGGAAGGGGAGTATTTATAGGATAGAGAAAAGAGTAGAGAGAGCGTAGTGTTTGGCACGTGTTAGTGCGGAGCTTTACCAAGTGACGAGTCAAAGAAAGAATTTCAAGGGAAGTGTTTGGAAGCGTGCGTGCAGTGCATGTGCATGGTGGGGCATTGTATTTTCCTTTCATTTGTTCTTTTCTCCTGCCAAATTATGAGAATTTGGAGACGATgctgattttaaaaatatattcaggaaaatgtacaattttttttttctgatattTCGAAAAATAAACTGATTTTGAAAAACCTAATAATAAGCTTATTTTGTagaaagtgtttttttttcttctcgtAGGAttactttttaactttttaaatatattgGTTCATTTGGTTAGATGATTAAATGTTAGtagttttattcttgattttcAAGTTCGATTTCTCTTCTACttacatttgtatttttatttcatattggttCAAGCTTTGCTTTAATACATTAGCTCCTCTTATTAGATACTTAAACAATAGTGATTTTATCCTTTTAAGTCTTAGCTTCGAATTTTCTTTTAAACACAATTGTATTTTTTTGTttcacattgaagttttttttaattaataattcttttatttataaaataaaataattatttcaaattatataatataaattatattttgatgaaattgatatttatcattatgttaaatatattttattttttaaaagcaacaactattttgttatatttttttatataaaatatttagttTCTCCACATATATTGTGGGTATgatgatttctaatattataaaatcaatcaattatttcaaatattattattttttcatgtgCATCGTgggtatgatatttcaaataattttatatgttaaatatttcaattaattattttaaatacatatacaaagatatataatactaaaatttactatattcatgatatggattgaaaaataaacattacacatataaaaattatatttactaaagaTAATGATATTtgacaataattattttatattttaaataaaataattattaattaaaaagataaataaaaaaacttgaaaacaatatatttattaattaaaaataaaaaaatttgaaacaacatgaaataaaaaaaagtacaaactTTCTTAGAAGAGGAATCAAACCTAAGACTCAATGATAAAATCActattatttaatcatatatacaaggtaaaataaaaatacaaatgtgagtaaGAGAATAATTTAACCCAGAATTAATGATAAAACcattaatatttaactatctgactaaataaattgatatattaaaagagttaaaagaacACGCGGTATAAAAAgcgtttgtttttttatttgtttctccaAATTTAAACCTGCTATTTTGATATTTTCTGTCACTTATTTAGCATTATTCTGTCTTTAAATTATTCctaattttggcttgtttttcattaattaattcaaaaagtttattatgaatgtatttaataaaaaagaaatctGGAGGTTTTTCTTTTTGCTCATGATTAATTGGATAagtttacatttttacaaaaaacATATTAAGACAAAGTCAgagtgaaaaaaataattaagcaagaaaaattcagaaaaaaattgactctttaataaaaaaatgtaaagatttatttgttttattattgaaAAGAAAATGCCATTCTCAATCAATATCAGTAATAGTCAAATTAATTGGGACCATTTTTCTTTGTCCTAATTGGGACTATTTTTTTTTCGcatgtttatttcatgttattttttaacaaaactaaagaaaaaaaattgaccaATCtgaattcaaaatataattaaatttttttataaatacttattaaattaaagtCCAAATTTGacgtttataatattttaatatgctCAAATGATGACttgttttatattaaataaaatctaaTCCACATTTTACCCCCTTCCTTAAATTTCAGTCAGTCAAATCACATTAAATTCAAAATAGGAtgcataattatttattatatataaaagtgaTTGCAATttacatgcatatatgtataatattagtTCATGCAGTCACCAATAGTTGAATATTAACATTTACAATTATTTCACTCATTGCAATGAGTCAAAAAACTAGTGCtttgcccttttctttttcccgataaaatgtattatatatatatatatatattagcaatGCAAAGTAGATAATCTCATATTAATCGAGAAAAGATTTTTAAGAGGATTTAAATACAGTTTTAccttttaatatcattattattaaagcTAAAGGTTTAACACATATGTGTTGTCATCTCCTGCTTGACTCAGTTTGTGTTTACTACATGTATTGTGTGTCTTACTATTGTAGAATATTCTCAATAGAGGAGGAAAAtcatctattatttttaaaaattgaaattgttattttactattttttatttattttagtgtttaaTGTACCTCCCACGATAGTACaagaaaaataatatgaaatagaCGATAAGATTGAAgtaattttctttttccaaaataaaaagcatgcatgcatgcatgagaATTATTCATCACCATGTGCTAAAGACTTGGACTGTTTATCAAAGTTTTCTTCAAAAAATCATATAATTCGtaatgaaagtatatatatataaacatagtC
Protein-coding sequences here:
- the LOC107939235 gene encoding 3-hydroxy-3-methylglutaryl-coenzyme A reductase 1-like, whose protein sequence is MEAPRLYSTKPVQSLKPTKKIPLEEDHGKASVALPLPLHLTNALFFTLFFSVVYFLLSRWREKIRTSTALHVVTFSDIIALLSFFASFIYLLGFFGIDFVQSLVFQPSPDVWVAEDEEDDNEVLLAKEDTRKVPCGQALDCSLPPLPPAAPIVTPQKVFDEKPVTVTTEEDEELIKSVVDGTTPSYSLESKLGDCKRAAAIRREALQRLTGKSLSGLPLDGLDYESILGQCCEMPVGYVQIPVGIAGPLLVNGREYSVPMATTEGCLVASTNRGCKAIHLSGGATSVLLKDGMTRAPCVRFGTAKRAADLKLYLEDPDNFETLSVVFNRSSRFGRLQGIKCAIAGKNLYIRFTCSTGDAMGMNMVSKGVQNVLDFLQTDFPDMDVIGISGNFCSDKKPAAVNWIEGRGKSVVCEAIIKGDVIKKVLKTSVESLVELNMLKNLTGSAMAGALGGFNAHASNIVTAIYLATGQDPAQNVESSHCITMMEAVNEGKDLHISVTMPSIEVGTVGGGTQLASQSACLNLLGVKGASKETPGANSRTLATIVASAVLAGELSLMSALAAGQLVKSHMKYNRSSKDVSKATS